The Francisella hispaniensis FSC454 genome includes the window GATGATTTGATTACTTATAAAGTTGATGCTGAGCATTTTAGAGTTGTTGTTAATGCTGGCAATAGAGAGTCAGATGTTGCATGGTTTAATCAAAATATTCAAAAATTTGATGTTACGATAACACCACAGACTGATCTAGCTATAGTTGCCGTACAGGGACCAAAAGCTGTTGATGTTATTAAGCGTGTTGTTACTAAAGAAATTGCTACTGAAATTGAAGCGCTTAAGCCCTTTTCATTTAAGTTTTTTAGTAAATGGATGGTGGCACGTACTGGTTATACAGGCGAAGATGGATTTGAGGTGATTCTCCCTGCCGAGCAGGTAAAAAAATTTTGGGATAGTCTACTTGAAAATGGTGCACAACCTGCGGGTTTAGGTGCTCGTGATACATTAAGATTAGAAGCAGGAATGCACTTATATGGTACTGATATGGATACCTCTACTACACCTCTAGAAAGAGGCTTAGGTTGGAGCGTTGATTTATCTGATGAGCATAGAGATTTTATTGGGAAGAAAGCATACCTTGCTAAAAAAGCACAAGGAGTTGATACTAACTGGGTCGGCGTAGTACTAAAAACAAAAGGTGTCCTTAGAGCAGGTCAAGAGATTGATTTTGATAACGGTCAAAAAGGCTATATAACAAGTGGTAGCTTTTCGCCAACTTTGAAAGTTGCTATTGGCTTAGCTTATGTGCCTAAACAAGCTGATAATCCGGTAGTAAATATTAGAGGTAAAAAGCTTGAGCTTGAGCTAGTTAAACCTAAGTTTGTTAAAAATGGTAAATCTTTGATATAAAGTAAATAAGTATTTTTCAAAACAATTAATCGTAGTCAATACGGAGGTATAAAAATGTCAAATATTCCTAAAGAATTAAAGTATACAAAATCGCATGAGTGGGTCAAAATAGATGGTGATGAAGTTACTGTAGGTATTACAGCACATGCACAGTCGTTATTAGGTGATTTAGTATATGTTGAGTTACCAGAAGTAGGTGAAGAGTTCGCAGCTGGTGATGATTCTTGTGTGGTTGAATCTGTCAAAGCAGCATCTGATGTATACGCTCCTGTTGATGGTGAGGTAATTGAAATAAATGAATCTTTAGTAGATGACCCTTCACAAGTAAATCATACACCATATAAAGATGGTTGGTTATTTAAACTTAAAATTTCTGATGAATCTCAACTGGCAGATCTATTATCTGCAGATGCTTATGCAAAAACTCTTGAGGATTAATTGCATACATAAAAAATCTGTTTTTAATCTTTTATAAAATCTTGTACAAAGGCATGGAGGAAGTATGTCTTTTATCCCACATAAACCAGAACAAATCAAAAAAATGCTTGATACTATAGGAGCGAGCTCTGTAGATGAACTATTTGATGAAATTCCAAAACACTTAAGAGCTGATACTCTTAAGATTAAAGATGGTATCAACGAGATTCAATTAGCTAATCTTATGAGAAAGAGAGCTAATAAAAATCATCATAATACAAATTTTATAGGAGCAGGAGCATATAGTCACTATATTCCGGCTGCAATATGGGATATTGTAGCTCGTGGAGAGTTCTATACGGCATATACACCATATCAAGCAGAGGCTTCTCAAGGTGGTTTGCAGGTTATATATGAGTTCCAAACCATGATGGCTGGCTTAACAGGTATGGATGCTTCAAATGCGTCTATGTATGATGGAGCGACTGCTTTGGCAGAGTCGGTACTTATGGCGATTCGCTCAAATAAAAAAGCAAAGTCACAAAAGGTCTTGATTGCCGAAGCTTTACACCCAACTTATTTAAGAGTATTAGAAACTATCACAAAGCATCAAGGTATAGAGTTTGATATTATTAATCTTGATTCTAAAAATGGTAAGACAGATATTACTAAGTTGGAAGATTTTGCGAATACCGATTATGCAGCTGTAGTTATCCAAAGTCCTAATTTTTTAGGTCAAATAGCTGATGTTGATGGGATTACAAATTGGGCACATAAGCATGGAGCTTTAGTTATTGCAGTTACTAATCCTATTTCATTAGCAATCTTAAAATCGCCAGCAGAGTGGGGCGACCATGGTGCTGATGTAGTGTGTGGTGAGGGTCAACCTATGGGTGTGCCTTTAGCTTCTGGTGGACCATATTTTGGTTTTATGACTTGTAGGATGCCACATGTGCGTCAAATGCCGGGGCGTATAGTTGGCAGAACTGTTGATTTAGATGGTAATGAAGGTTTTTGCTTAACTCTACAAGCAAGAGAGCAGCATATCCGTCGTGCTAAAGCTACTTCAAATATCTGTACTAACCAAGGTTTGATGGTTACAGCTGCAACTATTTATATGAGTTTATTAGGTACTGAAGGTTTAGAAAGAGTAGCTAGTGTTTCACATGAAAATACTACTAGGCTAGCGACTGAGTTAGCTAAAATAAACGGAGTAAGCATTAGATTTAATAATGCTTTCTTTAACGAAGTAGTAATTGATTTACCTGTAAATGCTGAAACTTTTGTAACAGAGATGGAAAAAGAAGGTATTGATGCAGGTTATTTCCTAGGAGAATATCATAGTGATTTAGCTAACTCTATTATGGTTTGCGCTACAGAGATTCATACTGCAGAAGATATAAATGAATATATACAAGCCACTAAAAAAGTTTTAGCTAGGATAGGAGGTTAATTTAAATGGTTATTTTCGAAAAAACTAGAGGTAAAAACTCGCCATCAGTAATGCCTAGCAAAAAAGGTGATGTTTCAAATATCCCTACAGATATGCTACGTACTAAGAAGCCAATACTTCCAGAGCAAGCTGAGCTAGATGTGATTAGACACTATACACAACTATCACGCAAAAACTTTTGTATAGATACAAACTTTTATCCATTAGGCTCTTGTACTATGAAATACAATCCGCGAGCTGCACATAAGTATGCTTCATTAGCAGGATTTTTAGAAAGACATCCTTACGCAAGCGCTCAAAGTGTACAAGGTACTCTTGAATGTCTATATGATTTACAAGACTTAATCAAAGAACTAACTGGTATGACAGGTGTATCACTTGCACCTATGGCTGGGGCTCAAGGTGAGTTTGCAGGTGTAGCTATGATCAAAGCATATCATCACAAGCGTGGTGATTTTGAGCGTGATGAAATCATTGTACCAGATGCTGCTCATGGTACTAATCCAGCTACTGCAAAAGTTTGTGGTCTAAAAGTTATTGAGATACCTACAAAGAAGGATGGCGATATTGATATCGAAGCATTAGATAAAGTGCTAGGACCAAAGACAGCTGGTATCATGCTTACTAATCCATCAACTGTTGGTGTGTTTGAAAGAAATATCGCTGTGATAGCTAAAAAAGTTCATGAAGCTGGAGGTCTGCTATACTATGATGGCGCAAACCTAAATGCAATCATGGGTAAAGCGCGTCCTGGTGATATGGGCTTTGATGTTCTTCATATGAATTTGCATAAGACTTTTGCTACTCCTCATGGTGGTGGTGGTCCAGGTGCTGGTCCTGTAGCTGTTAATGATAAGCTAAAAGAGTTCTTGCCAGTACCTATGGTTGGTAAAAAAGCTGATAAATTTGTATGGTTAGAAGAAAAAGATGTACCAAATACTATTGGTAGAATGTCTGCATTCAACGGTAATATTGGTGTATTAATTAGAGCTTATATCTATGGTGCGATGCTTGGTGGTAATGGCCTAACAGAAGCATCTGAAATAGCGACTCTAAATGCGAACTATATGATGGCTCGTTTAAAAGAAGAAGGCTTTACGATTGCTTATCCTGATAGAAGAGCTTCTCATGAGTTCATCGTAACTTTGAAACCTGAATTTCAGAATTATGGTGTGACAGCTACTGATTTTGCTAAGTGTTTGATAGATAGAGGAGTGCATGCTCCTACTATGTATTTCCCACTATTAGTACCAGAATGTTTGTTGATAGAACCTACTGAAACTGAAAATGTTGATAGTATGGAGAAGTTTATCCAAGCAATGGTAGAAATCAGAGATATTGCTAAGAAAGATCCTCAGTATCTAAAAGGCGCTCCTTATAATTTACCAGCGCGTCGTCTTGATGATGTCAAAGCTGCAAAAGAGCTTGATATTGTTTGGCAGCCTAAGTAATTCTTCTTTATAATCCTTTTAGGTTTATCAAAAAAATATATACATGTCTACAAATCTTAATCTAGTCAAAATTATATTTGTAATAAATATAATTTTTATAAATTTATCTTTTTATTTTCAGAGTGAATTGTTTAGTAATCTTGCAATACTATGTGCAGCTATATCGCTTATAACAAGTGTGATTTTTGATAAGAAAATTTTCAATTCAAATCTATTTTTATTTTTATCAACCTTACCAATTTATTTGATAATACCACTTTATCAGAATCCAATGCTTGCAACATTATTAATCACACTATTAATATCTGTATTAGTATACAAAAAGCAGGTTTTTGAGCTATTTAATTTTGGGAAAATAAAAGATATTAGGGTTTGGTTAGCGGTAGTGGTTGTATCACTAGTAGCTTCAATAAGCTTGATAGTTTGGGGGATATCAACGAGTGAGCTAACTGGAGTCGGAGAAGCAACTTCTCAAGAGCTTGAGAAACTTAGTACTATTGTAATTTTAATGATAATACCTGTTGGGGCATTGCTAAATGCAACTGTTGAAGAGGTTGTTTTTAGAGGAATCATCCAAACTGAATTGAGTAAAGTTTTTAATATTTCAGTAGCAATATTTTTACAGGCTTTTTTATTTGCAGGATTTCATTATGCTGGAGGGTTTCCTAATGGTCTAACTGGATTTGCGATGACTTTTGTTTATGCTTGTGCTCTAGGTACGATGAGATATAGAGTCAAAGGACTACTTGCTCCTATCATTACTCATACATTTGCTGATATGACAATTTTAATATTTTTGTGGGTGTATTTTTAGAAAAGTAAACTACATTTTCATATTAAATAATCTATAATCTTAATAATATCTTTTAGATTTTATAATTTCTAATGACAACTCAGCAATATCTCGAGCAACTTAACAAACGTTACAAAACTGGCATATCGCGCGAACATACATACCGCAAGGATTTAGAGGATCTGTTGGTTTCTCTAGTCAAAGATATAGATGTCACAAATGAGCCGGCAAATGTCACAGACTGTGGTAACCCTGATTATGTGATTACCAAAAAAGATATTCCAATTGGATATATCGAGGCGAAAGATATTGGCAAAGATCTTAACTCAAAAAACTATAAAGAGCAGTTTAGTCGCTATCGTAAGGCTTTGGATAATTTGATTATTACAGATTATTTGCGTTTTCAGTTTTTCAAAGAGGGTGAGCTAGTTACACAGATTGAGATTGCGAGCATAGAAAATGGCGAGATTAAACCAATTACTAAGAACTTCCAACAGTTTGAAAATCTAATCAAAGATTTCTGTACTTATATCGGTCAAACTATCCGTTCGCCAAAGAAACTAGCTGAGATGATGGCAGGTAAGGCAAGGCTACTGCAAAATACTCTTGAAAATGCACTAAATAAAGATATTGAAGATGAGCAAAATAGTGGTCTAAGATCACAATATGAGACTTTTAAGAATATTCTAATTCATGATCTGACACCAAAGGGCTTTGCCGATATTTATGCTCAAACCCTAGCGTATGGGATGTTTGCTGCAAGGTATCATGATGAGGTTTTGGATACTTTCTCGCGTCAAGAAGCTGCTGAGAAAATACCCAAGACAAATCCATTTTTGCGAATGCTGTTTGACTATGTCGCTGGTACAAATATTGATGATAGGATTAAGCATACGGTTGATAACTTAGCTGATGTCTTCCGTGCGGTAGATTTACGCAAGATACTTTCAAAATTTGGTAGAAGTACCAAAACCCAAGATCCGATAGTGCATTTCTATGAGGATTTTCTATCTGAATATGATTCTAAGCTTAGAAAAGCAAAAGGCGTATGGTATACACCACAACCTGTAGTGAGCTTTATCGTGCGCGCAGTTGATGAGGTGCTAAAATCAGAGTTTGGACTAAGCCAAGGGCTAGCAGATACTACCAAGACAAAGATACAAATTGACAGTCAAACAACTGATAAACGCTCCAAATCTGGTTATAAACAAATAGAAAAAGAAGTCCATAAAGTCCAAGTACTAGATCCAGCAACTGGTACAGGCACATTTTTAGCAGAGGCGATTAAATTTATCTACAATAACAATTTCAAGGCTATGCAAGGTGCTTGGAGTGGTTATGTAGAGGAGCATTTGATACCTAGGTTAAATGGCTTCGAGCTACTGATGGCAAGTTATGCAATGGCACATCTAAAACTAGATATGCTCCTAACAGATACAGGCTATAAGCCAAAATCCACCCAAAGCCAACGCTTCCATATCTATCTGACAAATTCACTAGAGGAGCATCACCCTGATACTGGGACACTCTTTGCTAACTGGCTAAGTAATGAAGCCAATGAAGCAAACCAAATCAAAAAAGATACCCCAGTGATGGTAGTGATGGGTAATCCGCCATATAGTGGCGAAAGTGCTAATAAAGGTCAATGGATAATGGACTTAATGGAGGACTATAAGAAAGAACCTACAGGTGGCAAATTACAAGAAAGAAATCCTAAATGGATAAATGATGACTATGTTAAATTTATGCGTTACGGTCAGTATTATATCGAGAAAAATGGTAGTGGAGTGCTAGCATTTATTAATCCACATGGTTTCTTGGATAATCCTACTTTTAGAGGTATGCGATATAGTCTGCTAAAAACTTATGACAAAATTTATACTATAGATTTACATGGTAATTCTAAGAAAAAAGAAACTTGCTCTGATGGTTCAAAAGATGAAAATGTCTTTGATATTATGCAAGGCGTATCTATAAATATACTCATCAAAACTGGAGCTAAGAAAAATAATGAATTAGCTGAAGTTTATCACTATGATTTATACGGTAAACGAAATGATAAATATGAGTTTTTAGCTCAAAATAGTCTAAAAAATATCCAATGGTCAAAAATTGAAAATATAGCACCTCAATACTACTTTGTGCAAAAGGATTGGGATCTTAAAAAGCAGTATGATAAAGGTTTTAATATACAAAATTTATTTCCAGTAAATAGTGTAGGAATTGTTACAGCTAGAGATAAATTTACAATTCATGATACTAAGCAAGAAGTAGAAAATACGATTAAAGAATTTCTAAAAATTAATGATGAACAAGCAAGAAGTAAGTTTAAATTAGGTAAAGATGTAAGAGATTGGAAAGTAAGTTACGCAAGAGCAGATTTAGAGGCTAATTACCAAAAAGAAGGAGTTTTTGCAGAAGTTGCTTATAGACCATTTGATAGTAAGTGGACATTTTATACGGGTAAGTCAAAAGGTTTTCATTGTTATCCAAGAAATGAAACCATGAAACACATGCTTAGAGGTGAGAATGTTGGAGTAATATTTTCTAGGACTGTAACAGGAGCATATGATTGGAGTGATATTCAAGTAACAAAGAATATTGTTGAGTTTGGTATTATGGCGACTAGAGTTGGTAATGGAGCACCTATAGCGCCACTTTACCTCTACCCAGACAATGACTCACTAGACTCTAGCAGAGTACCAAATTTGGATATGAGTATTGTTAATGAGATTGAGAAGAGCCTTGGCTTGGAGTTTGTGGCTGAGAGATCATACCCCACCGAAAATAACTGTCATACCCGCGAAGGCGGGTATCTCTCAGATACTAGCAACAAGGTAAGAGATTCCCGTCTACACGGGAATGACGGCGATAATAATTCCCCTTCAGATATGAAGGGGTGGCAGTCGCAGACTGACGGGGTAGTTTTAAAAAACTTTGCCCCAATAGACATACTCGACTACATCTATGCAGTACTACACAGCCCTAGCTACCGTGAGAAATACAAAGAGTTTCTAAAAATAGATTTCCCACGCGTACCATATCCAACTATAGATACATTTTGGCAATTGGTAGAGCTAGGTAGTCAACTTCGCCAAATTCATTTACTAGAGTCGCCACTAGTTACAGATTTCATCACAAGCTATCCAATAGATGGTGATAATATTGTCGATAAACCAACCTATAAAGATGGTAAGGTTTACATCAACAAAGAGCAGTACTTTGATAACGTCCCAGAAGTTGCTTGGAATTTCTATATTGGTGGTTATCAACCAGCTCAAAAATGGCTCAAAGATCGTAAGGGTAGAGAGCTAGGCTTTGAAGATATCCTACATTATCAAAAGATAATCGTAGCACTTACTGAAACTGATAGGTTGATGTGGGAGATTGATAAGATGGATGTTTGTGGAATGGATACTACGATCGAGTCGTAGTATGACGCAATCTTTTGGATTAGTTATACAATCCCCAAGCCTCAATAATATCTTTTTCAGTAATTTTTCTTTGAGAGTCTAAGTTCTCAAAATAAAGCTTATACTGTTGTATAAGTTGAGCAATATACATATCTTCACCAGATATATAGGAAATATCATTTTGGTTACAATATTCTAACAAATAGTTTTTCTTATTATCTTTTTCAGGCATAGCGTGACAAAATACTATTTTTGCATCCTTAACTAAGTCTATAAATTGGGTATTTTGCTCTAGTTCTGGTGATGATGATATTGGTGTGGCATCAACTACTAGATCATAGGGTCCTTCAAAGTGTGGGATATTTTCTATTCCTAGTTCTTTTCTTTTTTGAGCTACTTTTTCAGTATTTCTACCAATAATAGTTACCTTGATACCTAAGTCTTGGAGTACTTTAAAAGCAACCCCAGAAACTCCACCATTACCATAAATTATAGCTGTTTTGATGTCTTGTTTAGACTCTTTGATACCTTTTGTAAGTGCAGTATGCAAACCATAGCAATCGGTATTGTAGCCATAAAGTTTACCATCTTTGTTGATGATAGTATTTACAGCCAAGGTTTGTTGAGCAAGTGGTTCAACATAGTCTAAAAATGGTATTACTTTAGATTTAAGACCATTGTGAGCAGTGACAGTACCACCATTTACAAAAGGAGCTCTAATAGCATCAGTATAATTTTTAGCTGAAATCTCGCCATCAAAAGTAAAATAACAAAGATTAAAACCAAGTTTTTGTATCGCGGTATTGTGCCGATGTATCGATGAATTACTTCCAGATGTTGAGAATAATAGCTTAGTTTTAGTATTTAGAGGGATTTTAAATAAATCTGACATTTTTTTACCTATTTTTCAAAGTTATCTAACTATGTATAATCATTAACGAATAAGATTTCAAACCAGGAAGTTCACCAGAGTTTACTGTTTGGATTGTATCAACACCAGCTTTTTCGTGATTTGCGACAATATGCCAAATTTTACCAGCGGGTATTGGCATAAGTGCATTGACATCATAACCATCTATAGAAGTTGCATTATAGATGACAATAATATCTTGCCAGCTATCGCCATTAGCATTATTTTTGAAATGTGAAATAATCACACCAGATTTAGAATCATGATGAGCAGTAGTCATGTTTAAGTGTTTTTCTATAGTTTCACGATCTCTCATTCTAAAAGCAGGATGCTCTTTTCTAATTCTAATCAGCCCTGCAATATAATCAAAGAATACTTTATAGCGAAGCTTATCTGACCAATGAAAAGCATTAATATTATCGCCACTTTTATAACTGTTATGATCGCCTTGCTTGGTTCTAAGAAACTCTGAACCACCATGAATAAAAGGTATACCTTGGGCTGTTAAAACAATTCCCAAAGCAAGAGCATTTTGCCTAACAAAGCGATGCTCAAAAATATTTTCAGGAAGATTTTTACGATAATATCCTTGGGGGATATCATGACTTTGGCTTTTTTCAACCTGATCCCAAAGAGTATAATTATCATGAGCATCAACATAGTTAACTGACTCGCCAGGCATTGCTGTTAAGCTATAAATTGAGCCACGTAATCCTTCAATTACATTACCAATATTGTTAGGATTATGAGGATCTCCGTTGATAAAACCATTACCAGGATTGTTATTGCCACGAATAGCATCACGGAAATAATCATTAAATATTGAGAATTGTTGATTCCTTTGTGTACCTCTATGAGTACCATTTACTAATGGTGAGTCGCCACCTTTCCACGGCTCGCCATAGATAATTACATTTGGATTTATTTGCTTAACTTTGCTAACGATATTTTTAATCGTATTAATATCAATAAGTTCCATTAGGTCAAAACGGATACCATCAATTTTATAGTTTTTGACCCAGTGAATCACTGAGTCTTGGATAAACTTACTGACCATAGGCTTTTCACTGGCTAATTCGTTACCACATCCTGAACCATTAGTGAAATTGCCTAGCGCATCTGTCCTGAAATAGTATTTAGGTACAATTTTGTCTAAATTTGAAGTTTCTGTCATATGGTTATAAACCATATCCATTATTACACCAATACCTTTTTGGTGAAAACCTAATATCATATTTCTAGCTCCTCTAATTCGTTGTAGAGGATCGTAAGGGTTTATAGAATAGCTACCATCTGGAGCATTGTAGTTTTGTGGATCATAGCCCCAGTTGCGGTTATCTTTTTCATTATTTTTTTTCTCATCTACTGATGAAAAATCAAAAATCGGTAAAAGATGAATATGAGTAACTCCAAGCTCAACTAAACTATTTATGCCTGTTGATACTTTTTGGTTTGTAGCAGAATCTATATAGTAAGTGTTATTTTCAACTGCACCTAAATATTTACCTCTTAATTCTTCGCTAACACCACTTTCTGGACTAATAGTAAAATCGCGTAGATGTGCTTCATAAATGATAGCATCTTCTCTATTTAGGCAGTTAGGATTATGTAATTGCTGCCATTGTTCAGGAGTAACTTTAGGATCATTAAGATCTACTAAAAAGCCTTTTCTACCATTTAGACCTACTCCATAAGCATATGGATCAACCGCATGGGTTATCTTAATACATCTTTGACCTTTGTTATCTAAATCTTCAAAATGTAACCTGTAGATGTAATATTTATTCTCGTAATTTTTACGACAAATTTCTATATTATGAGTACCATAACTTCTTTCAGCTGTTAGCTCATGGACAACATCAGGTTGCTTTTTATTGTTGTCTAAATCCTCATTATAGATTAGAACCTCAACCTTGATTGCTGTAGGTGCCCAAATCCTTAGTGATATTAATTCATCACTAAAGCTAACTCCGATATTATCAGGATAGTAGAAATTATTTAGATATTCTCCCATTAATACCTTTGCTGCAGAAAAAGTGTTATTCGCTCTTATTTCTACAAGGTCGTGTGGGTTTATAGGTGGCAAGCCAGTAAATATAAGCTGCTTGGTGCGATGTTTTACGATTAAGTCAACATTCTCAACTTTTTTAGAATTTACCCAAAGTTCAAAAGATGTACCAATTCTAGGGATATCTGATAGATAAGCAATAATCCGTGATGCTTCATTCATCACTGCATGTATTATTCTAGGGTTGGTTTTATTGATGACATCTTCTAGAGATCTATAAATTGTAGCATCACCATAAACAATATAATAGTTTTGATGTTTCTTCGAAATTTTAAAACAGCTGGTTTGTTCCGCCCAATCATTATGCCAATTTATATCCCAAATTCTTTTTCTTGCGATGACATTTTTCTTTTGACAAAGTCCATATAAACCAAAATCGCTTCTGTGTGCAAGCGAAACTGAGTATGCTGGTTTATCTTTATTGAAATTCCATAAATCCCAATCGAAATTCTCACCTTTATATTGCTGATCTTTTTTTATGAAATGTACAAGTGAGCCTTTTCTTTTTTCTTTAATAACCGTGAAAATTCTTTCAGCTTTGAGTTCAGGATTATTTTTAGCAAAGCATGAGACTTTAACCTCTGTCAAATTACTAACGCTAGGGTCTATCAAAAGTTTGCTATTAGTCAAAGTTATTTTTGAATTTTGAGGACTAACTTGCCACTCAACATCAACAATATTCTGATAGCCGGTAATTGATCTTGTTATAGCAATTAGCTCCAAGTTAAAACCTGAAACTACGTAATTTTCAGAAGCTTTGATTTCGAGAGCGCCTTTTGCTACTTGCCAATTAAAGCTAAGTGGTATCAAATCGTGATCATTTATAGAAACCTTAAACTCTTCACCAGCTAGACTTACTAAGATAAATGAGTATTGATTTGTCCCTGCATTAAGGTTTGATATATTAAAAACATCTTTAGTTAACCACAAACTACCATCATCATTGTCAGTAGTCCATGTAAGTTTATACTCTTCAAGTTTTTGCCAATCGTTAAAATTAGCAATTACATAACCATGTAAAAAACCATCAGCTTGGATGCGAAATCTAATACTATTAGTCTCAAAATCCAGATAAACCTGATGAGTTGCATCAAGGTGAGTGAAATTGCCAAATTTATCTTGTATCCATATATTTTGATTTGTTGCCTGCATAAACTATAAAATCTCTATTGTATTAAAATTTGATTATTTGATAAGTTTGAGTACGAGTGTTGCCATAGGAGGGATTTTGATTGTAATTCTTTGCTCAAATCGATGTGATGACTGTGGTGAGGAGAAAATCTCTGTACTCATAACCTGTCCTGAACCGCCGAATTCAAGACTATCTGAGTTAAATACCTCTTTGTATGATCCTGCGTCTGGTACTCCTAGATGATAGTCATAATATGTCACTGGAGTGAAGTTACAAATAAATATTAGCTTTTGTTTATCATCTTTACTACTTCTAACAAAAGATAGGATACTTTGCTGCGAATTATCGGCATCTATCCATCTAAAACCGTGGTGTTCATAGTCACACTGCCACAGTGCTGTTTCATTGCGGTAGAAATCATTTAACTTTTTGAAAAAGTGTAGAGTTTGTTTGTGAGTATCGTATTGATCAACTACTTGCCATTGGAGTTGTTCGTATTCACGCCATTCAACAAATTGACCAAACTCACTACCCATGAAAATAAGCTTTTTACCAGGATGCCCAATCATGTATGACATATATAAGCGTAGTCCAGCATATTTATTCCACAAGTCTCCCCACATTTTATTAATCAAAGATTTCTTGCCATGAACTACCTCATCATGCGATATCGAGAGAATAAACTTTTCTGAATAATGATAGACCATCGAAAAAGTTATCAAGTTATGATGATATTTACGATAAACAGGATCTAGGGAGATATACCTTAAGGTATCATTCATCCATCCCATATTCCATTTAAAGTCAAAACCTAACCCGCCTTTTTCAACAGGAGTTGAAATATCTGGCCAAGAGGAAGATTCTTCAGCAATAGTAACAACCCCTTTGCAGGTGTGTTTTAGAACTCCATTTAGTTCTTTAAGAAAAGCTATACCTTCAAGGTTTTCATGGCCGCCATAAATATTAGGTATCCATTGACCATCTTCTCTATCATAATTAAGATAAAGAATATTTGATACTGCATCAACACGCAAACCATCTATATGAAACTCACTGATCCAGTACATTGCATTTGAGATCAAGAAGCATTTTACTTCATTTCTGCCTAAGTCAAAATTATGTGTTCCCCAGCCTTTATTGATTGCTTTTGTAGGTTCTTGATACTCATAGCATGGACTTCCATCAAAGTATATTAAACCATGCTGATCTTTACAGAAATGTCCCGGTACCCAATCTAGAATTACGCCTATATCATTATTGTGCAGCTTATCTACTAGTCGCTTTAAGCCAATTATATCACCATGACGGCTATTTACAGAATAAAAGCCAGTAGGTTGATAGCCCCATGAAGCATCTAGTGGGTGTTCGTGTAATGGCATAAATTCAACATGAGTATAGCCCATTTCTTTGATGTATTGAGGTAGAGT containing:
- the gcvT gene encoding glycine cleavage system aminomethyltransferase GcvT, with the translated sequence MLKTPLYESHIAGNAKMVDFSGWSMPINYGSQIQEHNNVREDCGIFDVSHMLAVDIQGSEAEKFLRYLLANDVAKLQENKAQYGCMLNHDAGIVDDLITYKVDAEHFRVVVNAGNRESDVAWFNQNIQKFDVTITPQTDLAIVAVQGPKAVDVIKRVVTKEIATEIEALKPFSFKFFSKWMVARTGYTGEDGFEVILPAEQVKKFWDSLLENGAQPAGLGARDTLRLEAGMHLYGTDMDTSTTPLERGLGWSVDLSDEHRDFIGKKAYLAKKAQGVDTNWVGVVLKTKGVLRAGQEIDFDNGQKGYITSGSFSPTLKVAIGLAYVPKQADNPVVNIRGKKLELELVKPKFVKNGKSLI
- the gcvH gene encoding glycine cleavage system protein GcvH, giving the protein MSNIPKELKYTKSHEWVKIDGDEVTVGITAHAQSLLGDLVYVELPEVGEEFAAGDDSCVVESVKAASDVYAPVDGEVIEINESLVDDPSQVNHTPYKDGWLFKLKISDESQLADLLSADAYAKTLED
- the gcvPA gene encoding aminomethyl-transferring glycine dehydrogenase subunit GcvPA translates to MSFIPHKPEQIKKMLDTIGASSVDELFDEIPKHLRADTLKIKDGINEIQLANLMRKRANKNHHNTNFIGAGAYSHYIPAAIWDIVARGEFYTAYTPYQAEASQGGLQVIYEFQTMMAGLTGMDASNASMYDGATALAESVLMAIRSNKKAKSQKVLIAEALHPTYLRVLETITKHQGIEFDIINLDSKNGKTDITKLEDFANTDYAAVVIQSPNFLGQIADVDGITNWAHKHGALVIAVTNPISLAILKSPAEWGDHGADVVCGEGQPMGVPLASGGPYFGFMTCRMPHVRQMPGRIVGRTVDLDGNEGFCLTLQAREQHIRRAKATSNICTNQGLMVTAATIYMSLLGTEGLERVASVSHENTTRLATELAKINGVSIRFNNAFFNEVVIDLPVNAETFVTEMEKEGIDAGYFLGEYHSDLANSIMVCATEIHTAEDINEYIQATKKVLARIGG
- the gcvPB gene encoding aminomethyl-transferring glycine dehydrogenase subunit GcvPB, which produces MVIFEKTRGKNSPSVMPSKKGDVSNIPTDMLRTKKPILPEQAELDVIRHYTQLSRKNFCIDTNFYPLGSCTMKYNPRAAHKYASLAGFLERHPYASAQSVQGTLECLYDLQDLIKELTGMTGVSLAPMAGAQGEFAGVAMIKAYHHKRGDFERDEIIVPDAAHGTNPATAKVCGLKVIEIPTKKDGDIDIEALDKVLGPKTAGIMLTNPSTVGVFERNIAVIAKKVHEAGGLLYYDGANLNAIMGKARPGDMGFDVLHMNLHKTFATPHGGGGPGAGPVAVNDKLKEFLPVPMVGKKADKFVWLEEKDVPNTIGRMSAFNGNIGVLIRAYIYGAMLGGNGLTEASEIATLNANYMMARLKEEGFTIAYPDRRASHEFIVTLKPEFQNYGVTATDFAKCLIDRGVHAPTMYFPLLVPECLLIEPTETENVDSMEKFIQAMVEIRDIAKKDPQYLKGAPYNLPARRLDDVKAAKELDIVWQPK
- a CDS encoding CPBP family intramembrane glutamic endopeptidase — protein: MFSNLAILCAAISLITSVIFDKKIFNSNLFLFLSTLPIYLIIPLYQNPMLATLLITLLISVLVYKKQVFELFNFGKIKDIRVWLAVVVVSLVASISLIVWGISTSELTGVGEATSQELEKLSTIVILMIIPVGALLNATVEEVVFRGIIQTELSKVFNISVAIFLQAFLFAGFHYAGGFPNGLTGFAMTFVYACALGTMRYRVKGLLAPIITHTFADMTILIFLWVYF